The following are encoded in a window of Oncorhynchus keta strain PuntledgeMale-10-30-2019 chromosome 10, Oket_V2, whole genome shotgun sequence genomic DNA:
- the LOC118364848 gene encoding mitochondrial Rho GTPase 1-A-like isoform X4, whose amino-acid sequence MRKDGRQNITGGRAQGGGDFPDHVAGQRGVPTGVTRDKKIDLQKKQTQRSVFRCNVFGDSGSGKSGFLQAFLGRNLTVHEVFPDFDVLSDADQACDIVCLAYDASNPHSFEYCARVFKQYFRTPRRRA is encoded by the exons ATGAGGAAGGACGGACGTCAGAATATTACTGGTGGGAGAGC CCAAGGTGGGGGAGACTTCCCTGATCATGTCGCTGGTCAGCGAGGAGTTCCCACAGGTG TGACGAGGGACAAGAAGATTGACCTGCAGAAGAAGCAGACCCAGCGCAGTGTGTTCCGCTGTAACGTCTTCGGGGACAGCGGCAGTGGCAAGAGTGGCTTCCTGCAAGCCTTCCTCGGAAGAAACCTCACG GTCCACGAGGTCTTCCCAGACTTTGACGTCCTCTCGGACGCTGACCAGGCTTGTGACATTGTGTGTCTGGCGTACGACGCCAGCAACCCCCACTCGTTCGAGTACTGCGCCAGAGTCTTCAAG CAATACTTCAGGACACCAAGACGCCGTGCATGA
- the LOC118364852 gene encoding arf-GAP with dual PH domain-containing protein 2-like isoform X1: MASPERNKKILLDMVKQPSNDHCADCGAPEPDWASYKLGVFVCVNCSGTHRDFPAISQIKSIRLDFWDDSLVEFMKTRGNAAANAFYEKCVPPFYYRPQKKDCVVLKDQWIRAKYERREFTGENNSLQQVYSSGLYEGILWKKGKDNKQFLKRRFLLSETDFTLRYFTKEDSKKPKAVISMKDLNAVFQPEKIGHAHGLQISYLEEERTRNLFVYHDNSQEIVSCFNAIRATRFAYLKKVDPNARECDLVPLITRSSIKEGYMEKTGPTQWETFKKRWFVLNLTDRKMSYFKTSLDALELGAVFIGTEVHGYSVREVQPKGNRSGRWRFGVTLETPDRQFVFLCDQEQDQREWIEALKLVISQPMLPQHYNSMKTIHCSPCLQYTSSMRLMIIINVVNDRKLYF; the protein is encoded by the exons agccagactgggCATCATACAAACttggtgtgtttgtatgtgtgaacTGTTCTGGGACACATCGGGACTTTCCTGCCATCAGCCAGATAAAGTCCATACGCTTGGATTTCTGGGATGATTCCCTAGTAGAG TTTATGAAGACAAGGGGTAACGCTGCAGCCAATGCGTTCTATGAGAAGTGTGTTCCGCCGTTCTACTACCGGCCACAGAAGAAGGACTGTGT TGTTCTTAAAGATCAGTGGATACGTGCTAAGTATGAGAGGAGAGAATTCACAGGAGAGAATAACTCCCTTCAACAAGTTTATAGTTCAG GACTTTACGAAGGAATACTATGGAAGAAAGGCAAGGACAACAAGCAGTTCCTGAAAAGGAGATTCCTGCTCTCTGAAACAGACTTCACCTTGAGATACTTCACCAAGGAGGAT TCCAAGAAGCCCAAAGCAGTCATCTCTATGAAGGACCTCAATGCCGTGTTCCAGCCGGAAAAGATAGGCCACGCCCACGGGCTGCAAATCTCCTACCTGGAGGAAGAACGAACCAGAAACCTGTTTGTTTACCATGACAACAGCCAG GAAATTGTGTCCTGTTTCAATGCGATTCGGGCCACCCGGTTTGCTTACCTCAAGAAAGTCGACCCTAATGCCAGGGAGTGTGAC CTCGTACCTTTGATAACCAGAAGTAGCATTAAAGAAGGCTACATGGAGAAAACCGGCCCAACG CAATGGGAGACATTCAAGAAGAGATGGTTCGTCTTAAACTTAACGGACAGAAAGATGTCCTACTTCAAAACATCACTG GATGCTTTGGAACTAGGAGCTGTCTTCATCGGCACAGAGGTCCATGGCTACTCTGTGAGGGAGGTCCAGCCTAAGGGGAACCGCAGTGGCAGGTGGAGGTTCGGGGTCACCTTGGAGACGCCAGACAGGCAGTTTGTCTTCCTGTGTGACCAGGAGCAGGACCAGAGGGAGTGGATAGAAGCCTTAAAACTAGTAATCTCCCAGCCTATGCTACCGCAGCACTACAACAGTATGAAGACCATTCACTGTTCACCATGTTTACAATATACCAGCAGCATGAGACTTATGATTATTATAAACGTGGTCAATGACAGGAAATTATACTTTTGA
- the LOC118364844 gene encoding E3 ubiquitin/ISG15 ligase TRIM25-like isoform X2, giving the protein MALLHEELLTDIGKCLTCSICFDIFTDPVTLTCGHSYCMKCLEDYLLGRAKTRKDCPGCRGKIRTGFKLNKNVLLCNIVNVHYEHKRFVSTEEFTKGHDMEVDFKEDKAEERVASHSQQTDINRPSELGGTIQQQQMEAPVVINDTSSEVTDDRCPDVPASHDGRVQELPISPPSNDRHRAEGFAPPPHPLPGVSFSWLTFNPALGHRSLTFIPKEHRVVTKRTSSACHDGRFDISQWMAEQEFSEGCHYWDVDTSASVGWAVGVSYLSIGRRDQLGRTANSWCLEWSRNKLCYWHDNIEEFIKHGCPSIVRLALDVTNGTLSFYSLSDSQTLLHCVEEGFTEPVRPVFWLFGLKLNNALSFPPCMS; this is encoded by the exons ATGGCGTTGCTACATGAAGAACTTCTTACAGATATAGGAAAATGTCTCACATGTTCAATATGCTTTGACATTTTCACTGATCCGGTGACTTTAACTTGTGGCCACAGTTATTGTATGAAATGTTTAGAGGATTATCTACTTGGAAGAGCGAAGACGAGGAAGGATTGTCCGGGTTGCAGAGGAAAAATTCGAACAGGTTTTAAACTGAATAAAAATGTTCTACTTTGTAACATCGTGAATGTTCATTACGAACATAAACGTTTTGTATCCACTGAAGAATTTACAAAAGGACATGACATGGAAGTG GACTTCAAAGAGGATAAAGCTGAAGAACGTGTGGCCTCACACTCACAACAGACTGATATCAACAGACCATCTGAGCTAGGAGGTACTATACAACAGCAACAG ATGGAGGCCCCTGTTGTTATAAATGACACAAGCTCAGAAGTGACAGATGACAGATGTCCAGATGTCCCAGCCTCCCATGATGGTCGGGTTCAGGAGTTGCCTATCTCCCCTCCTTCAAATGACAGACACCGGGCTGAAG GCTTTGCCCCTCCACCCCATCCCCTGCCTGGGGTCAGCTTCTCCTGGCTCACCTTCAACCCAGCCCTAGGCCACAGGAGCCTGACCTTCATACCCAAAGAGCACAGAGTGGTGACCAAGAGGACGTCCTCTGCATGCCATGACGGCCGCTTTGACATCAGCCAGTGGATGGCGGAGCAGGAGTTCAGCGAAGGCTGCCACTATTGGGATGTAGATACGTCGGCGAGCGTGGGCTGGGCCGTCGGGGTTTCCTACCTCAGCATCGGCCGCAGAGATCAGCTGGGTCGCACAGCCAACTCCTGGTGCCTGGAGTGGAGCAGGAACAAGCTGTGCTACTGGCACGATAACATAGAGGAGTTTATCAAACATGGCTGCCCCAGTATCGTTAGACTGGCTCTGGATGTGACGAATGGGACCTTGTCATTTTATAGCCTGTCTGATAGTCAGACTCTGCTGCATTGTGTGGAGGAGGGATTCACAGAGCCAGTGAGGCCAGTGTTCTGGCTGTTTGGGCTGAAGCTAAACAATGCTCTGTCCTTTCCTCCTTGCATGTCATAA
- the LOC118364848 gene encoding mitochondrial Rho GTPase 1-A-like isoform X2, which translates to MRKDGRQNITGGRAQGGGDFPDHVAGQRGVPTGDVASKDMDTEPDTGNEAETFNHDTVTRDKKIDLQKKQTQRSVFRCNVFGDSGSGKSGFLQAFLGRNLTVSVNIHSFPQRVSRWQGTCPWMEETFEQLHATPNTSVYCPF; encoded by the exons ATGAGGAAGGACGGACGTCAGAATATTACTGGTGGGAGAGC CCAAGGTGGGGGAGACTTCCCTGATCATGTCGCTGGTCAGCGAGGAGTTCCCACAGGTG ATGTCGCATCCAAGGATATGGACACTGAACCTGACACAGGAAATGAAGCAGAGACCTTCAACCATGACACAG TGACGAGGGACAAGAAGATTGACCTGCAGAAGAAGCAGACCCAGCGCAGTGTGTTCCGCTGTAACGTCTTCGGGGACAGCGGCAGTGGCAAGAGTGGCTTCCTGCAAGCCTTCCTCGGAAGAAACCTCACGGTCAGTGTCAACATTCATTCATTCCCTCAAAGAGTAAGTCGGTGGCAAGGAACATGTCCCTGGATGGAAGAAACATTTGAACAACTCCACGCCACTCCAAATACTTCAGTCTACTGCCCGTTTTAA
- the LOC118364848 gene encoding uncharacterized protein LOC118364848 isoform X3 — MRKDGRQNITGGRAQGGGDFPDHVAGQRGVPTGDVASKDMDTEPDTGNEAETFNHDTVTRDKKIDLQKKQTQRSVFRCNVFGDSGSGKSGFLQAFLGRNLTRRAHVLLCYQHCICVWSGEIPTGPRGLPRL; from the exons ATGAGGAAGGACGGACGTCAGAATATTACTGGTGGGAGAGC CCAAGGTGGGGGAGACTTCCCTGATCATGTCGCTGGTCAGCGAGGAGTTCCCACAGGTG ATGTCGCATCCAAGGATATGGACACTGAACCTGACACAGGAAATGAAGCAGAGACCTTCAACCATGACACAG TGACGAGGGACAAGAAGATTGACCTGCAGAAGAAGCAGACCCAGCGCAGTGTGTTCCGCTGTAACGTCTTCGGGGACAGCGGCAGTGGCAAGAGTGGCTTCCTGCAAGCCTTCCTCGGAAGAAACCTCACG CGAAGAGCACATGTCCTACTATGCTATCAGCACTGCATATGTGTATGGTCAGGAGAAATACCTACTG GTCCACGAGGTCTTCCCAGACTTTGA
- the LOC118364852 gene encoding arf-GAP with dual PH domain-containing protein 2-like isoform X2, with amino-acid sequence MASPERNKKILLDMVKQPSNDHCADCGAPEPDWASYKLGVFVCVNCSGTHRDFPAISQIKSIRLDFWDDSLVEFMKTRGNAAANAFYEKCVPPFYYRPQKKDCVVLKDQWIRAKYERREFTGENNSLQQVYSSGLYEGILWKKGKDNKQFLKRRFLLSETDFTLRYFTKEDSKKPKAVISMKDLNAVFQPEKIGHAHGLQISYLEEERTRNLFVYHDNSQEIVSCFNAIRATRFAYLKKVDPNARECDLVPLITRSSIKEGYMEKTGPTQWETFKKRWFVLNLTDRKMSYFKTSLDALELGAVFIGTEVHGYSVREVQPKGNRSGRWRFGVTLETPDRQFVFLCDQEQDQREWIEALKLVISQPMLPQHYNTEANMRRMTK; translated from the exons agccagactgggCATCATACAAACttggtgtgtttgtatgtgtgaacTGTTCTGGGACACATCGGGACTTTCCTGCCATCAGCCAGATAAAGTCCATACGCTTGGATTTCTGGGATGATTCCCTAGTAGAG TTTATGAAGACAAGGGGTAACGCTGCAGCCAATGCGTTCTATGAGAAGTGTGTTCCGCCGTTCTACTACCGGCCACAGAAGAAGGACTGTGT TGTTCTTAAAGATCAGTGGATACGTGCTAAGTATGAGAGGAGAGAATTCACAGGAGAGAATAACTCCCTTCAACAAGTTTATAGTTCAG GACTTTACGAAGGAATACTATGGAAGAAAGGCAAGGACAACAAGCAGTTCCTGAAAAGGAGATTCCTGCTCTCTGAAACAGACTTCACCTTGAGATACTTCACCAAGGAGGAT TCCAAGAAGCCCAAAGCAGTCATCTCTATGAAGGACCTCAATGCCGTGTTCCAGCCGGAAAAGATAGGCCACGCCCACGGGCTGCAAATCTCCTACCTGGAGGAAGAACGAACCAGAAACCTGTTTGTTTACCATGACAACAGCCAG GAAATTGTGTCCTGTTTCAATGCGATTCGGGCCACCCGGTTTGCTTACCTCAAGAAAGTCGACCCTAATGCCAGGGAGTGTGAC CTCGTACCTTTGATAACCAGAAGTAGCATTAAAGAAGGCTACATGGAGAAAACCGGCCCAACG CAATGGGAGACATTCAAGAAGAGATGGTTCGTCTTAAACTTAACGGACAGAAAGATGTCCTACTTCAAAACATCACTG GATGCTTTGGAACTAGGAGCTGTCTTCATCGGCACAGAGGTCCATGGCTACTCTGTGAGGGAGGTCCAGCCTAAGGGGAACCGCAGTGGCAGGTGGAGGTTCGGGGTCACCTTGGAGACGCCAGACAGGCAGTTTGTCTTCCTGTGTGACCAGGAGCAGGACCAGAGGGAGTGGATAGAAGCCTTAAAACTAGTAATCTCCCAGCCTATGCTACCGCAGCACTACAACA CTGAGGCAAACATGAGAAGGATGACAAAATGA
- the LOC118364844 gene encoding E3 ubiquitin/ISG15 ligase TRIM25-like isoform X1, with protein sequence MALLHEELLTDIGKCLTCSICFDIFTDPVTLTCGHSYCMKCLEDYLLGRAKTRKDCPGCRGKIRTGFKLNKNVLLCNIVNVHYEHKRFVSTEEFTKGHDMEVDFKEDKAEERVASHSQQTDINRPSELGGTIQQQQMEAPVVINDTSSEVTDDRCPDVPASHDGRVQELPISPPSNDRHRAEAGFAPPPHPLPGVSFSWLTFNPALGHRSLTFIPKEHRVVTKRTSSACHDGRFDISQWMAEQEFSEGCHYWDVDTSASVGWAVGVSYLSIGRRDQLGRTANSWCLEWSRNKLCYWHDNIEEFIKHGCPSIVRLALDVTNGTLSFYSLSDSQTLLHCVEEGFTEPVRPVFWLFGLKLNNALSFPPCMS encoded by the exons ATGGCGTTGCTACATGAAGAACTTCTTACAGATATAGGAAAATGTCTCACATGTTCAATATGCTTTGACATTTTCACTGATCCGGTGACTTTAACTTGTGGCCACAGTTATTGTATGAAATGTTTAGAGGATTATCTACTTGGAAGAGCGAAGACGAGGAAGGATTGTCCGGGTTGCAGAGGAAAAATTCGAACAGGTTTTAAACTGAATAAAAATGTTCTACTTTGTAACATCGTGAATGTTCATTACGAACATAAACGTTTTGTATCCACTGAAGAATTTACAAAAGGACATGACATGGAAGTG GACTTCAAAGAGGATAAAGCTGAAGAACGTGTGGCCTCACACTCACAACAGACTGATATCAACAGACCATCTGAGCTAGGAGGTACTATACAACAGCAACAG ATGGAGGCCCCTGTTGTTATAAATGACACAAGCTCAGAAGTGACAGATGACAGATGTCCAGATGTCCCAGCCTCCCATGATGGTCGGGTTCAGGAGTTGCCTATCTCCCCTCCTTCAAATGACAGACACCGGGCTGAAG CAGGCTTTGCCCCTCCACCCCATCCCCTGCCTGGGGTCAGCTTCTCCTGGCTCACCTTCAACCCAGCCCTAGGCCACAGGAGCCTGACCTTCATACCCAAAGAGCACAGAGTGGTGACCAAGAGGACGTCCTCTGCATGCCATGACGGCCGCTTTGACATCAGCCAGTGGATGGCGGAGCAGGAGTTCAGCGAAGGCTGCCACTATTGGGATGTAGATACGTCGGCGAGCGTGGGCTGGGCCGTCGGGGTTTCCTACCTCAGCATCGGCCGCAGAGATCAGCTGGGTCGCACAGCCAACTCCTGGTGCCTGGAGTGGAGCAGGAACAAGCTGTGCTACTGGCACGATAACATAGAGGAGTTTATCAAACATGGCTGCCCCAGTATCGTTAGACTGGCTCTGGATGTGACGAATGGGACCTTGTCATTTTATAGCCTGTCTGATAGTCAGACTCTGCTGCATTGTGTGGAGGAGGGATTCACAGAGCCAGTGAGGCCAGTGTTCTGGCTGTTTGGGCTGAAGCTAAACAATGCTCTGTCCTTTCCTCCTTGCATGTCATAA
- the LOC118364852 gene encoding arf-GAP with dual PH domain-containing protein 2-like isoform X3 yields the protein MASPERNKKILLDMVKQPSNDHCADCGAPEPDWASYKLGVFVCVNCSGTHRDFPAISQIKSIRLDFWDDSLVEFMKTRGNAAANAFYEKCVPPFYYRPQKKDCVVLKDQWIRAKYERREFTGENNSLQQVYSSGLYEGILWKKGKDNKQFLKRRFLLSETDFTLRYFTKEDSKKPKAVISMKDLNAVFQPEKIGHAHGLQISYLEEERTRNLFVYHDNSQEIVSCFNAIRATRFAYLKKVDPNARECDLVPLITRSSIKEGYMEKTGPTQWETFKKRWFVLNLTDRKMSYFKTSLDALELGAVFIGTEVHGYSVREVQPKGNRSGRWRFGVTLETPDRQFVFLCDQEQDQREWIEALKLLRQT from the exons agccagactgggCATCATACAAACttggtgtgtttgtatgtgtgaacTGTTCTGGGACACATCGGGACTTTCCTGCCATCAGCCAGATAAAGTCCATACGCTTGGATTTCTGGGATGATTCCCTAGTAGAG TTTATGAAGACAAGGGGTAACGCTGCAGCCAATGCGTTCTATGAGAAGTGTGTTCCGCCGTTCTACTACCGGCCACAGAAGAAGGACTGTGT TGTTCTTAAAGATCAGTGGATACGTGCTAAGTATGAGAGGAGAGAATTCACAGGAGAGAATAACTCCCTTCAACAAGTTTATAGTTCAG GACTTTACGAAGGAATACTATGGAAGAAAGGCAAGGACAACAAGCAGTTCCTGAAAAGGAGATTCCTGCTCTCTGAAACAGACTTCACCTTGAGATACTTCACCAAGGAGGAT TCCAAGAAGCCCAAAGCAGTCATCTCTATGAAGGACCTCAATGCCGTGTTCCAGCCGGAAAAGATAGGCCACGCCCACGGGCTGCAAATCTCCTACCTGGAGGAAGAACGAACCAGAAACCTGTTTGTTTACCATGACAACAGCCAG GAAATTGTGTCCTGTTTCAATGCGATTCGGGCCACCCGGTTTGCTTACCTCAAGAAAGTCGACCCTAATGCCAGGGAGTGTGAC CTCGTACCTTTGATAACCAGAAGTAGCATTAAAGAAGGCTACATGGAGAAAACCGGCCCAACG CAATGGGAGACATTCAAGAAGAGATGGTTCGTCTTAAACTTAACGGACAGAAAGATGTCCTACTTCAAAACATCACTG GATGCTTTGGAACTAGGAGCTGTCTTCATCGGCACAGAGGTCCATGGCTACTCTGTGAGGGAGGTCCAGCCTAAGGGGAACCGCAGTGGCAGGTGGAGGTTCGGGGTCACCTTGGAGACGCCAGACAGGCAGTTTGTCTTCCTGTGTGACCAGGAGCAGGACCAGAGGGAGTGGATAGAAGCCTTAAAACTA CTGAGGCAAACATGA
- the LOC118364848 gene encoding mitochondrial Rho GTPase 1-A-like isoform X1, with product MRKDGRQNITGGRAQGGGDFPDHVAGQRGVPTGDVASKDMDTEPDTGNEAETFNHDTVTRDKKIDLQKKQTQRSVFRCNVFGDSGSGKSGFLQAFLGRNLTVHEVFPDFDVLSDADQACDIVCLAYDASNPHSFEYCARVFKQYFRTPRRRA from the exons ATGAGGAAGGACGGACGTCAGAATATTACTGGTGGGAGAGC CCAAGGTGGGGGAGACTTCCCTGATCATGTCGCTGGTCAGCGAGGAGTTCCCACAGGTG ATGTCGCATCCAAGGATATGGACACTGAACCTGACACAGGAAATGAAGCAGAGACCTTCAACCATGACACAG TGACGAGGGACAAGAAGATTGACCTGCAGAAGAAGCAGACCCAGCGCAGTGTGTTCCGCTGTAACGTCTTCGGGGACAGCGGCAGTGGCAAGAGTGGCTTCCTGCAAGCCTTCCTCGGAAGAAACCTCACG GTCCACGAGGTCTTCCCAGACTTTGACGTCCTCTCGGACGCTGACCAGGCTTGTGACATTGTGTGTCTGGCGTACGACGCCAGCAACCCCCACTCGTTCGAGTACTGCGCCAGAGTCTTCAAG CAATACTTCAGGACACCAAGACGCCGTGCATGA